The genomic window ACTTTACAAAACCAAATCGTTTTTCAGTGCTTTTATTGCTTGAAAAGTTTGTAGATTTATTTTCGAAATGCTTTTGTGATCgctttttaaaattaacaaaaaaaatattttcacttctaAGCTTGAAAGgttttcaaaagcttttgcaCTCAATATTTGAAAACCATAAACTATGTCGCTTACAGCTTACAAAAAGCAGCATAATAAGCATACAACATGAAATGGATAGCCTTTTACATACCAATAAATGCTTGGTTTCGCAggatttaatttgaataaagttTTCACCGTTGAAGTTTCTCAAAagcttgaaaactttgtttgtaaaGCTTCTGGCTTTTTACTTTTATGAGAAAATTAATGATTTTAggaataattaatttatattcatTGAATTGAAATTACGTGGGTATTTTCGCTATATCATTTTGGAAACCATGACCTTTAATAGCTCTaaactttcaattttaaatagcgTAAGACTTCACATATTTATGTTTCGGCCCACAATCCTCACGaatgcaatttatttattattagtagCCCACAATCGTATTTCGGAAAGCTTTGtgctttgtaatattttactatGGATTTCTCTAGCCTTTAAAAGCTCACAAACAGCGTGCACTTAAGCGAGTAAAAAGCTTTCaacacaaaatataatatttcagccCTCAGAAAGGTTTGCGAGCACACATTTTAAAGCACTCAAAGCATACAACCCGAATTCACGCAACTTTCACGTGGCTTTCGTGTGCTGTGCGAAAGCTTATAATTCAGCAGACATCATTACTTCACattcaatacttacttacacAAAAGCTTTCACTTCACTAATGGATTATgcgttattacgttttgtttttgataagtactaccattttaaaaatatttttcgtttgagttttatcataatttcaatttaaaaattcagtcGCCATTTCAACTACCACATAAAAACATTGGCTTTGGTTCtcccaaaaaaagaaacactaattttaatattaaagtaaaaaatttggcaTGCTTTCATGTTATTGTTTCTAACGACGCGCAAAAATTTCTTGGTGGGTTTGGCGCACTTtcgttcttatttatttatttttttgtatgttgcaTATTCTTTTCCAATACGTCTGCTCTCGTGAACCCTAAACTGGTTTACCTCTGTTCGTGTAATAAATTCGAGTTCCGCCCTCCGGCCTACTTTGCTCTTCAAAAGTCGCTGATCTCGCCTTCAGTCTCTGGATATGTGCAGGTAAACGGATTCATAAGCCAATTGCACAGCCCCTTATCCTGACGCTTCTTCTTCACCATTGTAATGCGATTGTGATGTTCTTTCGACAGACCTGACGTAAAGCTACTTTCATCGCTATCCCGCGCTGTCGCCACACTATGATAGCCGCTCTCGGCGCGTCGCGAAATGCCCGAATGCTTGGAAGTGCGTGGCGTTGACGAGTCGTGACCGCTGTCGTAAGCCTCACAGGAGGTATTTAGTGGCAGCAATGGTAATTGGGTTTGAGAGGATGTTGGCATGGCGGCGCCACCGACGCCTGGCAGATGCTCTTTTTCGAGGGAGGGTCGCTTAGAGGGTGAGAGTAGCGCTGCTTTTTCATCTACTTCGCAGATGTTCTCGTGTTCCATGACGAAGGGTTTCTCCACTTTTGGCAAATTCGGATCGGAAGCACCGTCGGGATGGCGCAGAGAAGCATATTGTTCCATGCCGGCGATTTGCATGATGCCATTCAGGCTGGGCAGACTGCCTTGGCTAGGACTGCGCGAGGGTTGTCTGTAAGTGAAAAAATAGACAGAGGAGAGATATGTTGATTATTCAGCAGGGATTTACAACAATAGGGACAAGATATGTGCCATTTGAGGAGAGTAAATGAAGGTGAAATCAAAGCGTTCTTAAAAGGAGGGTTAGTGAAATAAATAGAAGGTTAAGGTAAGCGGGCCCGAGTTAGGTCTGAAATAACAAAGAAGTTAGAGAAGATAAATTAAGGAACAGAGGTGCTGATACTACTGATTCAGATTAAGTGGTAAGAATTCAACGGACGGAACCGGAGTTAGCACAGTATAGGAACAAAGGAAGCTCGATGAGctcagaagaagaaaaatatatgtaagaaGACTGCCCTTGGGACTGGCTAAGTTTATGATTTGATCTATGTGAACATAGCCCAACCAAGAACTAAAATACTGCCGGATTTGTTCCAAAGCAATTTAGTCAAGaaacaaagtacaaaaatataaatgattAATATTAGAGGATCAGCAATAAGAGACCAGAGAGGAAAGAATATTATGGGAAgtatttatgataaaaaaataagagcAAGAAAACATCAAAAGTTAACTTAAATAAACAGAGCTGAAAAAAGTCTGCATCATTTAGCGCACATTAACTCATTTATcgctgaaatcaatagcttccAGCTCCCATTCAGTACTCACCGCGGGCTTGGTGGCCTATAAGGCGGCTCACTGCACACACTACCTGGACCCGTATTGAAGCGGTAGGCGGGTTCACTATACACGCTACCCACATCGCAGCCGCTGCGGAAGACGGGCGTCACTTCGGCCATGGCCAGCTGTGAGGTGAAGATCTCACGTAAACGCGCTAATTGATCGAATTGGTTCCTAAATGGaagtagaaaaaatttacatgtATTATCATGCATTCAAGCGAAACGCTTCCCATATCTTACCTCGTTCTTTCACCCATCGCACAATCGCTAAACGCATCGCCGGCCATGTTGAAGCTCGACACAATGGACATGTTGTCAATGTGACTCAGCGCGGACAATGGATGCTCGCTGCTTAGCAGAGAAAAGGAAAAGAGAAGGAGAAACAATATGgttgtatgaattttatgaatacATAGTAAGTACTTATACGCTGCCCAGCCACATGTGTATAACTCACCCGCCCATTGTGCGCGCTATTTCCTCCTCTGTCACCTGCAGCCCACAATCGGACATGCCCATGCTGTGTTGGGAGTAGTGATGCGATGATTGCCGTGAAGGCGTATTGTGTTGCAGCTCCTCTTGGCGTCGCAATTCTTGTTGCTGttcacgttgttgttgttggtagaGCGATTCGCGTGACACATGTCGTGACAGTATGCGATGCAGACTTTCGTGCGAAATTTCACGCGAACCAAGTGGCTCGATTAGCGGCAACGCTGGCGGCACCTCCGAGGGTCCACTGTCCTGGTCCTCATCACAGTCTGCTGGCCGATCGCTTTGGTGTCCACTCACACCAACACCTTGCTCCGATGCCGCCGTAGTGCCGACTTGTAGTTGCTGTGAAATGGTGCCATAACCAGTGTGCGAGTGCGTCGAATGTAAATCAGTCTCATCTTTTGTCGTCGTTTGGGTAAGCCCGAGCGAGCCGGTGGCGCTGGACTGTCGTTGATGGTACAACGCCTTGGAGCCACGTATCTCCGCGGGTGCCGAGGCATTCGTTGTGCTCACAGCTGTTGAAAGACCCATGGCAATGGCTTGAGCCAACTCCGCCTCGCTGGCGCACAAAATAAACTGCTGCTCAACGGGTAGCGAATGTTGCTGTTGCAATTGTGGTTGTTGTACAGTGCGCTGTTGGTGTGGCAATTGCCTTGTGCTTGTCGCATACAAATCCTCCGGTGCGTCGAGTGACTTCTGCTTGAGCTGTGACATGTGGTAAGTAATATTGCGTAGATGCTGCGCTTGTTGGTCGCGATGAGCGGCGTTGGCAACGCCATGCGTGGGCGATGATGCTACCGATGTGGTTTGGAAGACTTGCGAAGTCTGGTTCTCCACCCATTGGCGTATCATGGATTTCTTATGCGAATCCATGAAGCCATAGCCCTGCACTTGTGAGGGCGCTGTAGGCAGATTACCGGCGGTCAGTGAACGGGTGGATTGCGACTTCGGGCCATCGATCCACGTCTCGCACTGCTTCACATGATTGACTTCGCGCATCAAATGACGCGCCTCAGCCACCTTGGCGCGTGAAACGCGCGGCCCATCAATCCATTGCTCTTCGCTTATCTTGCGCATTGGACTGCCGGGACAGTCGAGTGCATCGGAAGTGGCGGCGACAACATTTGTGCCACCACCCACGCCTGGGCGTCGGAGCGGCGAGCCTTTAGGTGACGGCACATTCGAGCCTTTCGAACACATCATCGCAGTCATGCCGGTGTGGCGCAAAGCGCCTGCAACTATCTTTGGTGAGGAGGCTGAGTGCGATAGTGATTTAACGCTGTGCACGGGTGAAAAGAACTGTTGTTGTGGGTCGGCGTTGGAAGTTGCCCCTTGAagcggttgttgttgctgttgcactTGTTGGGCTGGTGTTGGACTATTGACGTGGCCGCGTTTAAGGCTGCCATTGCGACTAGATGCATTAATGGTGGGACTTTGGGGCGCTGCTATAAAAGAATGGTAGGCGGCGGGAGGTAAAACAAAGAAGGGAGAAGTAAGaagacaaaattaaaacatttgtaaaaaaaattcagctgCTATGCAGGGTACGCAGTCATAACCTGCGTGGTCGCCCCTTTCACTATCCACCCACCTTTTTGTGCAGCCGACTTCTTTAGTGTGCTCGCTGCACCACTTTTCGCCGGCGACTGTTGCTGCTTCTCCAGTCCACTACCTTTCAGCGCTTTGCTCATCACACAACGATTATCGCCACTGCTTAGCGAGGGCAAATACACCGGCGGATGTTCGCCATCCGTCGCATCGTCGCTCGGACCCATGTAAATGACGGTGTCTGCAGATAACTCGGAGCTGGAAGGATCTGCGCCAGAACCAGCCGATGAGCCAGTCGATTGATGTCCTAAGTGGAAGGAAACAAGGTCAGGAAATAGTGAAACAGGGCAATAGAAGACGTGGGTATTGCAGAAATACTCCTAtgtgcaaacatatgtatgatATTCACTCGAAGAAGAGGGGTAGTGACAAAAGTTTCCTAACTTTATGATATTTTGCAGgtgcatattttttaatgttaaagggTAAATGTGGAAGTTTGGAAGAAAGAAGTAAAATGTCTTTTCTTAGCAGACAGTCGGCGAAATTATCGGCTCATATCTTCTGAATATTGGTATTAAGGTTTCTTAAATATGATACTATGTTAATTTGCTCAAAGGATACAGTTTCCTCGAATACAGTGAAAGCCATTTTACGCATAGAATCTGAACTGTCAGTCAGTATCATAACTCCGCGTAACGaaatttgctgaaaaatcccatttttcaaaatcactACTATGTATATAGAAAGTGGGCGAAGTTATTGTacaattttggccatttttaactttttttactggtTATCTTAAAGGAAATTTTCCAAggaaacagatttttttatttaaaaaacgtgttttgatttaatttattaataacatttttttgtttttcgttccatttttttcttgttaacaaatttttcttgttaaaattttttgtttaattttatttgtttaaaatattgttttgcttaaaatggttttttagtatattatgatttaaaaaaaatttatgtctatttttttggtttaaaattaatttaatggactatgaataagttcgtgcggtttttttcgaaatttgaaactttattgacgtaaaatggttacaaatttaatattcaaaatattgtccatcgcttactactactttttcccatctttctggcaattcacggattccctttgtgaaaaattcggtcggttttgccgcaatccacgaatcgatccattttttgacttcatcgtaattacggaagtgctggtcagccaggccatgttgcatcgatcggaagagatagtaatcggatggcgcaaggtctggactatacggcgggtggggtaggacatcccatttgagcgtttctaagtatgttttgaccacttgtgcaacatgtggccgagcattgtcatgttgcaaaataactttgtcgtgtctatcggcgtattgcggccgtttttctcgcagtgctcggctcaaacgcatcaattgtcgtcggtagacatcccccgtaatcgtttcattcggtttcagtagctcataatacacaacacccagctggtcccaccagatacacagcataaccttcaggccatgaatattctgcgccgacgtcgatgttgaagcatggccagggtatccatacgttgcccgacgttttggattgtcgtaatggacccacttttcatcgccagtcacaattcgatgcaaaaaaccctttcttttgtgccgttgaagcagttgttcgcatgccataaaacggggttcaacgtctcttggcttcaattcatacggcacccaatggcctacctttcggatcattcccatggcttttaaacgtttggaaatggttgattgatcaactcccaaagtttttgcaacctcttcttgcgtttgagccggatcttgatcgagcaattcctccaattcggtatccatgaactttggcggcgcaccctcgcgttcttcgtcttccaagccaaaatcaccacttttaaagcgtgcaaaccacttctggcacgttcgctcagatagagcatgctcaccataaacttccaccaagatacgatgactttcggctgcttttttcttcatattaaaataatgaagaagaattccccgcaaaaacacattatttggcacgaaattcgacattttcaagtgtgctaaaaatattgttgtttacgcttcaaataaaaaacttatactgacgtttgtgccttacgacagtagctctccaatgaatgtttggaaatgtggatcgatggaataataatcaagttacgccatgtgttgtaaaaccgcacgaacttataaatagaccattAGACTACTCGTATAAGTACTTTTATTAAGAATAAAGaccaacgaaaatattttttttatttcaaaaattttttttggattaattttttaattaaaaagtttttcttttttgttaaatttttttgctttaaattatttttttttttaatttttcaattaaaaaaattgttttgttttattttattagtgaaatttttttgtttaaaattttttatttaattttttaattttctttggtaaatttttttatttaatttttatgaaaaaaatgaaaaattaatgggtaaaattttttttttttatttaaaaaggtttcttcgttttattttatttgctaaattttttcgtttacacttgttttatttaattttttaagaaaaaaatgttttttgttttatttcatttgcttaaaactttgtttttcccaaaaataaattttttaattgaaactttttttgtttaatgtttgttgtttaattgtttttattttgttcgtttttttgttaaaagttttcgtcttcataaatgtttttttatgtttatgcttaaaatttttttgtttacaattttttaaattttattttgtattgtaaatatagaaatacatcttttaattaacatttctttttttttgtttaatattttttggagaaaaaaaaattttttttaataagtgaaAATTTCGACAGGTTTAAGTTACCGAAGATTTGGTTTTTGTGGGAGGGCTAGTTTGGATACATTTGGAATATGTGGCGAATTGTGGTTGCTGTGTTTGAGTTGAAAAAGCAGGCGGTAGATTTCGAATTTGTCATTAGATATTCATGGGCTAGTTTTGTATGTCTGAGCCAGATACCGGTGGTGAATCTGTGTATGTAGCATCAGATTACAGTCCCTTATCAGTACTGCGTACAAGCAGAGTAACGCTTTTCTTTCTAGTTTGAGaagagttttcaatatttctttaccCAGTCATTCTGTAAGTACCTCTTGAACTTTTATCATAATGCCTAAAGCTAGAACTCCAAACGATGCATGCTGAGCGTTGTGACTTTGAGCAACTAACTCAGCTAACAAATTTTAGAGCCATTTAATCACTGAAACTTTAAAGCTTCAGGTGTCTGGTGGGGAGTTATAGTCTTCAAAGGATGACTTCGCTTGCAATATTAACCAAACTTGTATCGACAACTGGTCTTAGGGCCATTGAACCACACTGGATATCTTCAACACTAAACTTTCTTGAAAACCGCAAAGATTCAGGGTTTCTCCGCTTTGCCTAAGAATTCGAAATTACTAAATATTATCCTATCCTATTCCACACTACTTTTGAAGAGTAACGAGACACTTTCAGGGCCTCTAAAGGACCTCTGCTAACGGGTATCCTTTCACTTCGACACATTTCCTCCagccacatacatacgtaagtgAACTTATGCCATTTATCCAAATGCAAACACGTCGTATATGTAagattgtgtgtgtatgtgcaagaCCCATATTTTAATTTCCCTGATTTGCACTGAGAATTTACATATCTTTCCAAGGCGATTGTTGGTCGCTTTTCGAGTGTGATGCACCATAGTACCTACCTCCATTAACGCCCGCCGCCAATCCTCCCACACCTGTTTTGTCACTTGGCATTGGAAAACGATGCTTACGCCGACGCATGCGATGTATGCGTGAGGCCAGTTGTATCGTCGTCAGTGCATCCGTGTGCGACTGCATGCAAACGAAAGGACGAAAGAACGAAAAGAGCAAATGGAAAAGCAAAcgtgacaacaacaacattagtaaaaaagcaaatgtaaattgaaagtCATTTATCATTCTCATTGCGACACAGCAAAGTGCGATTTTATGAATGTGCAATAAATTGACCAACCGTTCAGTCAGTCGCAGTAGATGGCGAGTAAGCATTGCATCAATAGTCACTTCCATTATGGAATTGTTGCCCAATTAAGCCTCAAAACAACAATGACATAGTCCGAGCTGGAGTGCTACTCGAAAGTACCGCTTAAGAGCATACCAATTACCCGGCAGTGAAGCTCTTATTACACATTCACACGCACAACGCTACGAGACGACCAATCAACCCTCTGTCAGCGTCAACTCACCTGTGTGTGCGTCACGTGCGCCATTATGGCGACATGGCACGTCAACGGCGCCAGACAATCTTTCAACAACGGCGTCAATGGATGATCCTTGTTCGGCGGATGCCGTTGTCCACTCAATATGGCCAGTAGTATATTGCCGATGCCGGAGAGTGGCAGTCCACCGTTGCGGTTGGCACAACCACCCAAATCGATGAGATGTAAACGACTACGTCCTCCAGCCACTGTGCGAATTGAATGAAAATAAGTGCATTAAATTTTTAGCATGAAATATCTACACACATACGGTGTGCTTAGTGCAGCTGTGCatatgtgtaagtgtgtgtgtgcaggTGTTGCAGTTAAAACATTGGAATTCCAATTATTTTGCCGTGAGCTTTGAGATTGAACAGATAATGTACTCACCTCCGCCCTTGCGCGACAAACTGTACTGGTAGACGTGGAGTGTGAATATCATGGCCGGCTCAAGCCCGCCTTGTGGTCGCCCGGCGAGTGCAGCGTCTAGGAACAATGCGGCACGTTCGGCGGTGGGGGCACGCAGTTCGGTGGGTCCGCCAAGAAAGTCATCACGCAAATACACACCCGGCGAGTCATCGGATTCTGTTGCGCATTTATGTGAAAGAGGGCAAGGAAAGAAGTACAAAGAATGTAATTTAGTGACTTAtaatttaagatattaaaaaggAGGCAAGCTTTGAGGGTAAGTTAACACAGTAGCCACAGTACCATATAAAACTAGTTTTACACTAATATCTAGGAAAAAATTGAGAGTGTGGCGGCTAATAATAAAGAGGGACACAGGGGAGAGGGCGTGAaatgaatttaatgaaactcTACTCTCTCACTCTTTCTTTTAAACCATTATAATTGAGAGGAATATAGAAACTGTATTTCTTAAATATACACTAAACTTACAGAAATTTGCAGAAGAGTATATTTTATATCTAAATATTCTGATTTTGAGATGCTGTTAGGCAGTCGGAATAAAGTTTATATATACACCAACATTCACAATAATAGtagcgcgacatattgcaaagttttgagtattttttatctttatttttatttattttatttatttataaaaatatagttcatactgtaacaaaaaaaatgcaacctaaagtttcaaacttagtagaaaattaaaaaaaaatcaaaaagttttcatcaaaatttcaaacttttaatgaaagtttttagaaaaatttcaaggaTGCAGATATAAAGCCCAATCAATTCTGCGATATGTTTCGTCAATTTGAACTGGCTCAAAATTGGCgttgatttttggtaattttttcttgttgacGGAATGTTTATTATTGGGCTAAAGACTGCACACtcgaagtttttctaaaaattctgattaaattaGTTTGAaacattaatgaaaattttggaatttgtgTTTGATCTTGTACAAGccctattttaacaaaaaaaaaaaaaaataaataaaaaaaaaataaaaaaaaaaaaaaaaaattaaataaaaaataatttaaatatattaagtaAATAGACAAAACTTTACCATATGTGAACACTACTATTATTTTTaccacaaataaatatattatatttaccacGATGTTATGTGTTAGACTGGGCTTCTTCTCTTTCAACTATTCTACACCACCTCCAAATGGCAGACAGTTTTATGGGAAGCTCTTTCAtcacagaaatgcactcggaaaaTGGCCATTTCTGACTGAGGAGCGACTGCTATTTGAAGTCTCTTAtatcatatataagtacattggGCTTCAAAAATGGACCAgtcaaatggtagtcacgcacgcaCGCACTCGAATATGTCAGTCAtcgttttatataaatttatcagGAGAAtctgcttaaggggttatataccttgtgtttttcaaaaaaatcaaaataaattttatttctttatcgtaaagtacaatcccttgagaacattttccaaaaatttcatagagatctgagcaatagatcgaaagttacagcgttttaaattgtgcgtcgtcacgtcctgagcgtacggcctcatgcggcgcttgaaactttaaacgcgattatctcaaaaacgtgtttttccaaaaatgcttttgcggtggacgcgattgcaaaaaaagtattcaaccgatttttataatattt from Anastrepha ludens isolate Willacy chromosome 5, idAnaLude1.1, whole genome shotgun sequence includes these protein-coding regions:
- the LOC128864833 gene encoding kinesin-like protein CG14535 codes for the protein MDCVDEITNAWNIDVKPETISNCFRKAGFGQYSEWEEEDDIPLVFISERIKERSKEEIQLQNEYEAWQNIKGTEGVTFNDFMHVDNDIVTSEFPSYKDIVELLGSKFEFEHDSESDIEDDFQDDMLQPVSNELVANSFKILRSYLKTNEHTTDSLAAQKLAQTRNSTKSRTAELPNASTRNGGFCGALQRAPPPMPPGLARRLANKENYGIGKVKVMLRVSDAHTDTEHPHFMAVDKKKRQVTLTDPSAASAVAASTSQERGPMVAAPKMFAFDSLFTAEDQQSDICASALSEVIPAVLEGSDGCLLTIGYPNSGQPKTMLGGVNPPTELGAIPCAISWLYKGINERRQKSGARFSVRVSALGVSATKPDSSSKDLLAAHATESDDSPGVYLRDDFLGGPTELRAPTAERAALFLDAALAGRPQGGLEPAMIFTLHVYQYSLSRKGGVAGGRSRLHLIDLGGCANRNGGLPLSGIGNILLAILSGQRHPPNKDHPLTPLLKDCLAPLTCHVAIMAHVTHTQSHTDALTTIQLASRIHRMRRRKHRFPMPSDKTGVGGLAAGVNGGHQSTGSSAGSGADPSSSELSADTVIYMGPSDDATDGEHPPVYLPSLSSGDNRCVMSKALKGSGLEKQQQSPAKSGAASTLKKSAAQKAPQSPTINASSRNGSLKRGHVNSPTPAQQVQQQQQPLQGATSNADPQQQFFSPVHSVKSLSHSASSPKIVAGALRHTGMTAMMCSKGSNVPSPKGSPLRRPGVGGGTNVVAATSDALDCPGSPMRKISEEQWIDGPRVSRAKVAEARHLMREVNHVKQCETWIDGPKSQSTRSLTAGNLPTAPSQVQGYGFMDSHKKSMIRQWVENQTSQVFQTTSVASSPTHGVANAAHRDQQAQHLRNITYHMSQLKQKSLDAPEDLYATSTRQLPHQQRTVQQPQLQQQHSLPVEQQFILCASEAELAQAIAMGLSTAVSTTNASAPAEIRGSKALYHQRQSSATGSLGLTQTTTKDETDLHSTHSHTGYGTISQQLQVGTTAASEQGVGVSGHQSDRPADCDEDQDSGPSEVPPALPLIEPLGSREISHESLHRILSRHVSRESLYQQQQREQQQELRRQEELQHNTPSRQSSHHYSQHSMGMSDCGLQVTEEEIARTMGGEHPLSALSHIDNMSIVSSFNMAGDAFSDCAMGERTRNQFDQLARLREIFTSQLAMAEVTPVFRSGCDVGSVYSEPAYRFNTGPGSVCSEPPYRPPSPRQPSRSPSQGSLPSLNGIMQIAGMEQYASLRHPDGASDPNLPKVEKPFVMEHENICEVDEKAALLSPSKRPSLEKEHLPGVGGAAMPTSSQTQLPLLPLNTSCEAYDSGHDSSTPRTSKHSGISRRAESGYHSVATARDSDESSFTSGLSKEHHNRITMVKKKRQDKGLCNWLMNPFTCTYPETEGEISDF